From Glycine soja cultivar W05 chromosome 4, ASM419377v2, whole genome shotgun sequence, the proteins below share one genomic window:
- the LOC114410761 gene encoding uncharacterized protein LOC114410761, with product MTRDNINIAIINYQLHKGYGDLFAHYLQMTRDNINIAIFRKGGNGYVMRVRLASFFTGAAAASFLGLYTLHKDYKVAHQSFTQQMNDLHKSLEGRISSLEKLKQTETSEQVEATE from the exons ATGACTAGGGATAATATTAACATTGCTATAATAAACTACCAGCTTCACAAGGGATATGGTGATCTTTTCGCCCATTATTTGCAAATGACTAGGGATAATATTAACATTGCTATATTT AGAAAGGGGGGAAATGGGTATGTGATGAGAGTGAGATTGGCGTCGTTCTTCACTGGGGCTGCCGCGGCGTCGTTTCTGGGGCTCTACACCCTCCACAAGGATTACAAGGTCGCGCACCAATCCTTTACTCAACAG ATGAATGACCTCCACAAATCGCTGGAAGGTCGAATTTCTTCCTTGGAAAAACTGAAACAAACGGAAACGTCTGAACAGGTTGAAGCAACTGAATAA
- the LOC114410762 gene encoding cytidine deaminase 1-like: protein KPRFVISASEAESQSISKLLPSLVSSAQSLACPSISNFPVAAVELGTSGHIFVGVNMEFPSLPFHHTIHAEQFLLTNMANNVETHLDSFAVSAAPCGHCRQFLQELRDAPDIQILITSHKNPHFSPLSHFLFHHFGPHDLFPKTVPLLLEPRHNALSLPQNDHFNVLAKEFEILS from the coding sequence AAACCCAGATTCGTAATCTCCGCATCGGAGGCCGAATCCCAATCAATCTCCAAACTCCTCCCTTCCCTCGTTTCCTCTGCTCAGTCCCTCGCCTGTCCTTCCATCTCCAACTTTCCCGTCGCCGCCGTCGAACTCGGCACCTCCGGTCACATCTTCGTGGGCGTGAACATGGAGTTCCCAAGCCTCCCCTTCCACCACACCATCCACGCTGAACAGTTCCTCCTCACCAACATGGCCAACAACGTCGAGACCCACCTCGACTCCTTCGCCGTCTCCGCCGCCCCCTGCGGCCATTGCCGCCAGTTCCTTCAAGAACTCCGCGACGCCCCCGACATCCAAATCCTCATCACCTCCCATAAAAACCCTCACTTCAGCCCTCTCTCCCACTTCCTCTTCCACCACTTCGGCCCCCACGACCTTTTCCCCAAAACCGTCCCTCTCCTCTTGGAGCCTCGTCACAACGCTCTCTCTCTTCCCCAAAACGATCATTTCAACGTTCTTgcaaaagaatttgaaattctttcataa